Genomic segment of Desulfuromonadaceae bacterium:
GAAAAATAAATGGTCGGCTTGAAACTCCCCAGACAGCCGACCCAGAAGCCGAAAGCCAGCACCAGTGATGCACTGATCAGTGCGCGGCCAATACGGGTGGTCGTCAAGATAATCGCGCGGCGCACGTTGCCGTTAAAAACACGACGATAGTGAACCAGGTAGTGGATGGTGTCATCGACGGCCAGGCCAATGACAACCGCGCCGATCATCGCCGTGCCGGTGCTTAAATCAATCTTCGCGTACCCCATCAGCCCGGCTGTCCAGAGGATCGGGATGATATTCGGAATCAGCGACAGTAATGTCAGCCAGAGGGAACGCAACAGGAGCAGAATCGACAGGGTGACCAACGCCAGGGAGAGGGAAAAGCTTTTGATCAGATCAGACACCAGCCGGTTGGAATCATCGGTCATGCGGTAAAAGCTGCCCGTTGGTTGCAGTCGATAGTCGGCCCCGAAGATGCTCTTCCCTTGTTGCTGCAAGGTTGCGACCAGACTGGCGGCAGTCCGACTGCCCATATCGTGCAGCCTGAAAGTGACCCGTGCGGTTTTTCGGTCGGTGGTTAAAAATCGCCGGAGTGATGAGTGCTCACGGGCACTTTCCAGCAGTTCAAGTTCATAGCGCAAATCGTCATCGTTGTCGGGTAAAGAGAGTGTCGCGGCGGCACTCTCGGCACGATGCAGCGGGCGCAGCAGGGTCAGGACGGAGAGGCTTCCGGCAACCGCTTCATGGTGCAGCGCCAGCTTTTCAAATTTTTCGATCCGTTCATAATCGGCCATGCTTTCCAGCGGCAGGGCGTCGCTGCGCGTCACCATGAAATCGAGCAGGTTGACCCCGGCCAGGTGCTGGTCGATGTATGCTGTGTCGATCGCCAATGGCGTATCCGCCGCAAAAAAACTGATCAGGTTGGTATTATTCTGCAAGCGGGGCAGTCCCGACAACGCCACGCCCAGCAAGATCAGGGCCATCGCCATGATCGCACGGGGATGGTTAATCGTCAGGCGGGTGGCCCATTGCAGGGTGTGGCGCAAAACCCCTTTGCCGGTACGATAACTGCGTTCCGGCAGGGGCAGAAAACTTAATCCAATCGGCACCAGTGTCAGCGCCGCCAGAAATGAGAGCATCACACCAAGTGCGGCAAAAAGACCGAATTGTCGCACTGCCGGGACGCCACTGATGGTCAATGAGAGGAGGCCCAAGGCGGTTGTCAGCGCCGTGAAAAAACAGGGGATAAAAAGTTCTTCGACTTTCGCGGCGAGCAGGTTGATCCGTTCACCCTGCTCCCCTTGCAGTTGTCGCCAGCCACTATAAAGGTGAATACTGCCGGAAACGGCCAGAACCATGACCACCGGTGACAGCAGGGAGGTGATAGTGTTCAGTTCGAAGCCGCACAAAACGTAGCTGCCCAGCGTCCAGATCAGGCTGGCTCCGGTTGCCAGCAGAGGCAACAAAACGCCGGAGACACGCTGGAAAATAGTCGCCAGCATCACCATCAGCACGATCAGGATCAGCGGCAGAATAACTTTCTGGTCACGCTGAATGAAAGCAGCAACGTCAGATTGCTGCACGCCGATTCCGGTCAGGTGAAGTTCTGCCCGGTCAGCTGTGGCGGCCATCAGGTTGCGGATTTCATCGATTATCTGCCGTCGTGACCGGGTGGGTTGCAATGCAATGAGGAGCCCGGCCGTTTTGTGGTCAGCCGCAATCAGCAGCCCTTCATAGTGGGGATTAAACTGCAAGGCTGCGGCAACCGATTGTGTAAAGAGGGGGGCACTGAAAGGTGGCAGTAACGGACGCGTTTGCGCGCCGTACCGGTCGGCGACAAGTTGTTTGGCATTGCTCAGGCTGAGAACCGTGGTTACGCCGTCAATCGCTGCGATACGCCGGGTCAGGGTGTCAATCAGCGCAAGCGTGTCTCCGCTGAGCAACCGGGGGTGTGTTACACTGAGGAGCAGGTCTTCATCGTTGCCGAACGCCTCGCGAAAGTGCGCGTACGTCGCCACCTGTTCGGAATTTTGTGAAACCATCGAGCGGGTATCTTGCTCAACGCGTACCTGAACGGCAAAATATGCGGATATCGAGGTCAGGATCACCAGCAGGAATAACACCAGACCGCGTCCCTGGGTCAGCATCCAAAGAAAATATCGGTTGATCTTTGGCAAGAATCAGCATCCCTGGCTGGCGGCCACCGGAATGATGGCTGGCTCGTCGTGTTTGGTTTCGTTGTTGACGGCTCGTTGGGCCTCGAACAAAGCCATTTCTACGGTTAAACCGGGGCCGAACGCCATGGCGCAGACCTTTTCACGGCTGGAACCGGCTCGATTTTGCAAGATTTGTTGCAACACAAACAGGATGGTCGCGCTGCTCATGTTGCCATATTGGCGCAAAACATTGCGTGACGCCGCAATCTGTGACTCATCCAGCTCAAGGCTTTCAGCCACCTTGTCAATAATCGCTTTGCCGCCCGGATGAATTGCCCAGGTGTCAATAGCGTTAAGCCGACAGTGCCCTTCACCCAGTATCGGTTGGAGCACTTCGCGGATATTCGCGCCGATAATTTTCGGGACATAACTCGACAAGGCAATATCGAAACCGAGATCACCGATCGTCCAGGCCATGTCCGCCGCGCCGTCAGGGATCAGTGTTGAGTGGAAATCATCGAGTCGATAGCATGACTGGTCGGCCAGTGGCTGCCGGGTACTGATAATTGCCGCGCCCGCGCCGTCAGCGAAAAGCGAATTTGCCAACATCGAATCATCCCTGCCGTTCAGCTGAAGGTGGATCGAACACAGTTCCAGGCACATCACCAGCACCACCGCAGCGGGGTTTGCCTGGCAAAACTGGGTGGCCATCCGCAGTCCCGGAAAAAAAGCGTAGCAGCCCATAAAACCGAGGTTGTAGCGCTGGGTGGTAGAGGGGAGGCCCAACTCGCTGATGATCTGATAGTCCGGCCCGGGATTGTAGAATCCGGTGCAGGAGATAGTTATCACGTGGGTAATATCTCCAGGGGCGATCCCCGGTGACTCGGCAATGGTTTTGCGTGCCAGATCCACGGATAAATGGTGCGCTTCGCGACGATAGATCGCGTTGCGTTCAGCAGTCGTCCGTTCGCGGCGCAAGCCATCCGCCGTCAGTGGGAAAAAATCGTCGTCGCTGTTGTCGTCAAACGATTTGATGACACTGTAACGCTGCTCGATCCCCGACCTCTGATAGAGGATACGCACCATGCGTTTGAGTCGTTCGTCCGCTGTCCAGCCCTGCATTTTTTCACTGGCAAACGTTTGCGTGTAGGCCACTCCAGGGGTCATGGTAGCGATATTTTGTATCCAGACAGACATGATGGACTCCTCGTGTTTCTTTAGTCGATCGTTGGTGTCGGTTGCAGCACAACATCAACTTCAACCGCGACCTGATCAGCAACCCGGATGATCCCGATAACGCTTGGTGGTTCCAGCTGAAAGCTGGCCAGGGATAATGAAAATTTAAGGGTAAAGGAAGTTTTTTCCGCGCCGACATCGAGATTGTAAACATCCGCTTGCACACGCTGTACCTGACCCCTGATTTTCAACTCAAACGCCACTTTTCCGCTCTGGTCCGCAGCGGGTGTCATTATGCGCAACGCCTCTCTGGTATTCAGCTCACCCACTAACCCTTCAATAAAAGGGGAGTTTTTGCTGTCAAACATTTCGCGCATCGCCGCGTCGCGACTGGCGTTGGCGGTATCCATCGAATCGACCCGCACCATGATCGTCGCCGGGCGCAGGTGTTCGATCGCGGTCGAATCCTTTTCGCTGATCAGTGTGAACGGCTGACAAACGGCTTTGCCGTCAAAACCATGTAGAGTCGAATCGCCAGCAAAGCGGATCGAGCATTGCCCGTTGATCACCGCTGCTTCAGCAGTTAGTGCCACCAGCAACAGAACTGACAAGATTGCAAAAAAACGTGTAAACATGATATTTTCTCCTTGGTGCGGCTCTTCTCGGGTAACGCATGCAAGTGT
This window contains:
- a CDS encoding MMPL family transporter translates to MPKINRYFLWMLTQGRGLVLFLLVILTSISAYFAVQVRVEQDTRSMVSQNSEQVATYAHFREAFGNDEDLLLSVTHPRLLSGDTLALIDTLTRRIAAIDGVTTVLSLSNAKQLVADRYGAQTRPLLPPFSAPLFTQSVAAALQFNPHYEGLLIAADHKTAGLLIALQPTRSRRQIIDEIRNLMAATADRAELHLTGIGVQQSDVAAFIQRDQKVILPLILIVLMVMLATIFQRVSGVLLPLLATGASLIWTLGSYVLCGFELNTITSLLSPVVMVLAVSGSIHLYSGWRQLQGEQGERINLLAAKVEELFIPCFFTALTTALGLLSLTISGVPAVRQFGLFAALGVMLSFLAALTLVPIGLSFLPLPERSYRTGKGVLRHTLQWATRLTINHPRAIMAMALILLGVALSGLPRLQNNTNLISFFAADTPLAIDTAYIDQHLAGVNLLDFMVTRSDALPLESMADYERIEKFEKLALHHEAVAGSLSVLTLLRPLHRAESAAATLSLPDNDDDLRYELELLESAREHSSLRRFLTTDRKTARVTFRLHDMGSRTAASLVATLQQQGKSIFGADYRLQPTGSFYRMTDDSNRLVSDLIKSFSLSLALVTLSILLLLRSLWLTLLSLIPNIIPILWTAGLMGYAKIDLSTGTAMIGAVVIGLAVDDTIHYLVHYRRVFNGNVRRAIILTTTRIGRALISASLVLAFGFWVGCLGSFKPTIYFSLLVGGTMIGALICDLLVLPACLVLGTPPRQRSRA
- a CDS encoding type III polyketide synthase; this encodes MSVWIQNIATMTPGVAYTQTFASEKMQGWTADERLKRMVRILYQRSGIEQRYSVIKSFDDNSDDDFFPLTADGLRRERTTAERNAIYRREAHHLSVDLARKTIAESPGIAPGDITHVITISCTGFYNPGPDYQIISELGLPSTTQRYNLGFMGCYAFFPGLRMATQFCQANPAAVVLVMCLELCSIHLQLNGRDDSMLANSLFADGAGAAIISTRQPLADQSCYRLDDFHSTLIPDGAADMAWTIGDLGFDIALSSYVPKIIGANIREVLQPILGEGHCRLNAIDTWAIHPGGKAIIDKVAESLELDESQIAASRNVLRQYGNMSSATILFVLQQILQNRAGSSREKVCAMAFGPGLTVEMALFEAQRAVNNETKHDEPAIIPVAASQGC
- a CDS encoding YceI family protein codes for the protein MFTRFFAILSVLLLVALTAEAAVINGQCSIRFAGDSTLHGFDGKAVCQPFTLISEKDSTAIEHLRPATIMVRVDSMDTANASRDAAMREMFDSKNSPFIEGLVGELNTREALRIMTPAADQSGKVAFELKIRGQVQRVQADVYNLDVGAEKTSFTLKFSLSLASFQLEPPSVIGIIRVADQVAVEVDVVLQPTPTID